In Festucalex cinctus isolate MCC-2025b chromosome 21, RoL_Fcin_1.0, whole genome shotgun sequence, one genomic interval encodes:
- the lpin1b gene encoding phosphatidate phosphatase LPIN1 isoform X2, with protein MNYVGQLAGQVFVQVKELYRGLNPATLSGCIDVIVVRRPDGSLHCSPFHVRFGKMGVLRSREKVVDMEINGEPVDLHMKLGDNGEAFFVQEMENNQEVVPSYLATSPILSDGLVLMSSSLMGKSSGPPVQTLGSAGSSGETDAMATTTMMMKKRRKRRRKARMDSLKREDMEEDEDMFTIDISSDEEMENNRPSSREAAVGPTSGSFKQPAVYSRSDGDWSPVHSPGNSRPASPKSDSELMTKPSDAGNRDSDMHWPWGELPQAATSSFLSTKAELPPVAPVSIPVSESTHFRAIPHEEPAVVTAMETDSSRAETSASGKNDSPSKKKDKRSRHLGADGVYLDDLTELEPEVAALYFPKSDGAAAVRSVSEPGLRSTSLSPQSLSSGGDSGVDGFSDPMGDLPSIAISLCGGLTDNKEIGKEQFHAKIISYQQFAQNPSVIDDPNLVVKIGSKYYNWSTAAPIMLAMQAFHKPLPKAAVENIMKEKMPKKGGRWWFSWRGRNSKSDSVTERGVSGPAEVGSLASRHKEEESSSSDEDHRAAKQSSAGVQSEAAANVTYKKTLRLTSEQLMSLQLQDGANDVVFSVTTQYQGTCRCQGTIYLWNWDDKIIISDIDGTITRSDTLGHILPTLGKDWTHQGIAQLYHKVSQNGYKILYCSARAIGMADMTRGYLHWVNERGTMLPVGPVLLSPSSLFSALHREVIEKKPEKFKVECLTDIRNLFHPNTQPFYAAFGNRPTDVFSYKEVGVPLNRIFTVNPKGELVQEHAKTNISSYVRLGEVVDHVFPLKMRASSSDFPCSDTYSHFTYWREQLPLVDNQGTTPPRTPVPSS; from the exons ATGAACTACGTGGGCCAGTTAGCAGGTCAGGTGTTCGTGCAGGTCAAGGAGCTGTACCGAGGCCTCAACCCGGCCACTCTGTCGGGCTGCATCGACGTCATCGTCGTGCGGCGGCCCGACGGCTCCCTGCACTGCTCGCCCTTCCACGTCCGCTTCGGCAAGATGGGCGTCCTCCGCTCACGAGAGAAAGTG gTGGACATGGAGATTAATGGCGAGCCAGTGGATTTGCATATGAAGCTCGGAGACAACGGAGAGGCCTTTTTTGTCCAGGAAATGGAAAATAATCAG GAAGTGGTTCCCTCCTACCTGGCCACCTCGCCCATCCTGTCGGACGGGCTGGTTTTGATGAGCTCCTCGCTGATGGGGAAGAGCTCGGGGCCCCCCGTGCAGACCTTGGGCTCGGCAGGGAGCAGCGGCGAGACCGACGCGATGGccacgacgacgatgatgatgaagaaacgaaggaagaggaggaggaaagccCGGATGGACAGTCTGAAGAGGGAGGACatggaggaggacgaggacatGTTCACCATTGACATCAGCTCCGATGAAGAGATGGAGAACAACAG ACCCTCCTCCAGGGAAGCGGCAGTGGGGCCGACCAGCGGTTCTTTCAAACAACCTGCCGTCTACTCTCGCTCCGACGGCGACTGGAGTCCCGTTCACAG CCCCGGAAACTCCCGTCCCGCTTCTCCCAAAAGCGACTCGGAGCTCATGACAAAACCGTCCGACGCGGGCAATCGAGATTCCGACATGCACTGGCCGTGGGGGGAACTGCCGCAGGCCGCCACT TCATCCTTCCTCTCAACGAAAGCCGAGCTGCCGCCTGTCGCTCCCGTGTCCATCCCGGTATCGGAGAGCACGCACTTCCGAGCCATTCCGCATGAGGAGCCGGCCGTTGTCACGGCGATGGAGACGGACTCATCGAGGGCGGAGACTTCGGCGTCGGGAAAGAACGACTCTCCGTCCAAGAAAAAAG ACAAAAGGAGCCGACATCTGGGTGCTGATGGCGTTTACTTGGATGACCTCACAGAGCTGGAACCTGAAGTGGCCGCCTTGTATTTCCCAAAGAG TGACGGCGCCGCAGCGGTGAGGAGCGTGTCGGAACCGGGCCTGCGCAGCACTAGCCTCTCCCCGCAGTCGCTGAGCTCCGGGGGAGACagtggcgtggacggcttcagTGACCCGATGGGCGACCTGCCGTCCATCGCCATCTCGCTGTGCGGCGGCCTCACCGACAACAAGGAGATCGGCAAAG AGCAGTTCCACGCCAAGATCATCTCGTACCAGCAGTTTGCTCAGAACCCGTCGGTCATCGACGACCCCAACCTGGTGGTGAAAATCGGCTCCAA ATACTATAATTGGAGCACTGCAGCTCCCATCATGCTGGCGATGCAGGCCTTTCACAAGCCGCTGCCAAAG GCTGCCGTGGAAAACATCATGAAGGAGAAGATGCCCAAGAAAGGAGGGAGGTGGTGGTTCTCCTGGCGAGGACGTAACAGCAAATCG GATTCCGTCACGGAACGCGGGGTCAGCGGGCCGGCCGAAGTCGGGTCGTTGGCGAGCCGGCATAAAGAGGAGGAGTCATCGTCCAGCGACGAAGACCACAGGGCGGCCAAGCAGAGCTCGGCCGGCGTTCAGTCAGAGGCCGCGGCAAACGTGACGTACAAGAAAACGCTAAGGCTCACCTCCGAGCAGCTG ATGTCGCTGCAGCTGCAGGACGGTGCCAACGACGTGGTCTTCAGCGTGACCACTCAGTACCAGGGAACGTGCCGATGCCAGGGAACCATCTACCTCTGGAACTGGGACGACAAGATCATCATTTCCGACATTGATGGAACCATCACCAG gTCGGACACGCTGGGCCACATCCTGCCCACCTTGGGTAAAGACTGGACTCACCAGGGCATCGCGCAGCTCTACCATAAAGTCAGCCA GAACGGCTACAAGATCCTGTACTGCTCGGCCCGAGCCATCGGCATGGCGGACATGACGCGGGGCTACCTGCACTGGGTCAACGAGAGGGGCACCATGCTGCCCGTGGGGCCCGTCTTGCTCAGCCCCAGCAGCCTCTTTTCGGCTCTGCACAG GGAAGTGATCGAGAAGAAGCCGGAGAAGTTCAAGGTGGAATGTCTGACTGATATCAGGAACCTCTTCCACCCCAACACACAACCTTTCTATGCAGCCTTTGGCAACAGGCCCACG GATGTCTTTTCCTACAAAGAAGTCGGAGTGCCATTGAACAGGATTTTCACGGTGAACCCCAAAGGGGAGCTGGTGCAGGAGCACGCCAAGACCAACATCTCATC GTACGTCCGTCTGGGGGAGGTGGTAGACCATGTGTTCCCCCTCAAGATGCGAGCCTCGTCCTCGGACTTCCCTTGCTCGGACACCTACAGCCACTTCACCTACTGGAGGGAGCAGCTCCCCCTGGTGGACAATCAGGGAACCACACCCCCTCGGACCCCCGTCCCGAGCAGCTGA
- the gpatch2 gene encoding G patch domain-containing protein 2 isoform X2, with amino-acid sequence MFRAANRKSIGKAGNGWHFRRTMDELVHDLVSALEESSEQAARGGFGDGGDHALTVGCLLKRQARKRRGRKRRSDNPHPPWDTGHLSEGSESSVEEHKDYRAGTGGVSAANSHARDNSDSDEQLGPKRRTPQTSETGRSKRPLWPDDQGVLGSAEGMRSLRRRRKVKRMAVDPPAEPDPPSAVMPAPPSIPKARVAGAGPRRLSPVEGRAAMEICGGGGPLLAAGGKNRMKKRKLALHRLGAEAADEGVVVESEEPVSSLVEGGKDKMELEEHKGSDEEMSDRCETSSVSNSSDGGLYTNDEGRQGDDEQSDWFCDGEPGSGSGGACGVAGVIPWWERDAGAEELDLNDPVFNNILTGSFPLMTPDARRGFQARLSRLQGHPRTCDDGLQGGSSQGFDDSHEPWFSSSSRREHGQLHWDPRTERGHRRSCSVKTANRQTSGHLGSLCMGDVKRRRKAAPLGSTAPSAVVGENVPPIPDTNLGNRMLQSMGWSPGAGLGPEGRGITEPIRALQRPKGAGLGFN; translated from the exons ATGTTCCGAGCGGCTAACCGAAAAAGCATCGGCAAAGCGGGGAACGGCTG GCACTTTCGCCGGACGATGGACGAGCTGGTCCATGACCTGGTGTCAGCCCTGGAGGAGAGCTCGGAGCAGGCGGCGCGGGGCGGCTTCGGCGACGGCGGAGACCATGCGTTGACCGTGGGCTGCCTGCTGAAGAGACAGGCCAGGAAGCGCAGGGGCCGGAAACGGCGCTCAGACAACCCGCACCCGCCCTGGGATACGGGCCACCTCAGCGAGGGCTCCGAGTCCAGCGTCGAAGAGCACAAG GACTATCGTGCCGGCACAGGTGGCGTGTCTGCTGCCAACAGCCACGCTCGTGACAACAGTGACTCGGACGAGCAGCTGGGCCCCAAACGCCGTACCCCGCAAACGTCCGAAACGGGTAGGAGCAAGAGGCCCCTGTGGCCGGATGACCAGGGCGTCCTGGGGTCCGCTGAGGGAATGCGCAGTCTCAGGCGACGGCGCAAGGTCAAGCGGATGGCCGTGGACCCCCCTGCCGAGCCGGACCCCCCCTCCGCCGTGATGCCGGCCCCCCCGTCCATCCCAAAGGCTCGCGTGGCCGGCGCCGGACCCCGCCGGCTGAGCCCCGTCGAAGGCAGGGCGGCCATGGAGATTTGCGGGGGCGGCGGGCCGCTTCTGGCGGCGGGCGGGAAGAACAGAATGAAGAAGAGGAAGCTGGCATTGCACAGGTTGGGGGCGGAGGCTGCCGATGAAGGCGTGGTGGTAGAGAGCGAGGAACCAGTCTCGTCTTTGGTGGAAGGAGGCAAGGACAAGATGGAGCTAGAGGAGCACAAGGGCTCCGATGAGGAGATGAGCGACAGGTG TGAAACCAGCAGCGTGAGTAACAGCAGCGATGGAGGCCTCTACACCAACGATGAAGGCCGACAAG GTGATGACGAGCAGAGTGACTGGTTCTGCGATGGTGAACCCGGCTCCGGCAGTGGTGGTGCGTGCGGGGTGGCGGGCGTCATCCCCTGGTGGGAGAGGGACGCCGGTGCAGAGGAGCTGGACCTGAACGACCCTGTCTTCAACAACATCCTCACGGGCTCCTTCCCCCTCATGACCCCTGATGCCAGGAGAG GGTTCCAGGCCCGGCTCAGCCGACTCCAGGGACACCCGAGGACTTGCGACGACGGGCTGCAGGGCGGCAGCAGTCAGGGCTTCGATGACAGTCATGA GCCCTGGTTCAGCTCAAGCTCAAGGAGGGAACATGGACAG TTACACTGGGACCCCCGGACGGAACGAGGCCATCGCAGGAGCTGCTCGgtaaaaacggccaacag ACAGACGAGCGGGCACCTCGGCTCTCTGTGCATGGGCGATGTCAAGCGGAGGCGGAAGGCAGCCCCCCTCGGGTCCACGGCGCCCTCAG CGGTGGTGGGCGAGAATGTGCCACCCATCCCCGACACAAATTTGGGCAACCGAATGTTGCAGAGCATGGGATGGAGCCCGGGCGCGGGCTTGGGCCCTGAGGGGCGGGGCATCACCGAGCCCATCCGGGCCCTACAGAGACCGAAAGGCGCGGGTTTGGGCTTCAACTGA
- the lpin1b gene encoding phosphatidate phosphatase LPIN1 isoform X1 — translation MNYVGQLAGQVFVQVKELYRGLNPATLSGCIDVIVVRRPDGSLHCSPFHVRFGKMGVLRSREKVVDMEINGEPVDLHMKLGDNGEAFFVQEMENNQEVVPSYLATSPILSDGLVLMSSSLMGKSSGPPVQTLGSAGSSGETDAMATTTMMMKKRRKRRRKARMDSLKREDMEEDEDMFTIDISSDEEMENNRPSSREAAVGPTSGSFKQPAVYSRSDGDWSPVHSPGNSRPASPKSDSELMTKPSDAGNRDSDMHWPWGELPQAATSSFLSTKAELPPVAPVSIPVSESTHFRAIPHEEPAVVTAMETDSSRAETSASGKNDSPSKKKDKRSRHLGADGVYLDDLTELEPEVAALYFPKSDGAAAVRSVSEPGLRSTSLSPQSLSSGGDSGVDGFSDPMGDLPSIAISLCGGLTDNKEIGKEQFHAKIISYQQFAQNPSVIDDPNLVVKIGSKYYNWSTAAPIMLAMQAFHKPLPKYTCLSIICSAFQFLLWRVTDLLGYGSAAVENIMKEKMPKKGGRWWFSWRGRNSKSDSVTERGVSGPAEVGSLASRHKEEESSSSDEDHRAAKQSSAGVQSEAAANVTYKKTLRLTSEQLMSLQLQDGANDVVFSVTTQYQGTCRCQGTIYLWNWDDKIIISDIDGTITRSDTLGHILPTLGKDWTHQGIAQLYHKVSQNGYKILYCSARAIGMADMTRGYLHWVNERGTMLPVGPVLLSPSSLFSALHREVIEKKPEKFKVECLTDIRNLFHPNTQPFYAAFGNRPTDVFSYKEVGVPLNRIFTVNPKGELVQEHAKTNISSYVRLGEVVDHVFPLKMRASSSDFPCSDTYSHFTYWREQLPLVDNQGTTPPRTPVPSS, via the exons ATGAACTACGTGGGCCAGTTAGCAGGTCAGGTGTTCGTGCAGGTCAAGGAGCTGTACCGAGGCCTCAACCCGGCCACTCTGTCGGGCTGCATCGACGTCATCGTCGTGCGGCGGCCCGACGGCTCCCTGCACTGCTCGCCCTTCCACGTCCGCTTCGGCAAGATGGGCGTCCTCCGCTCACGAGAGAAAGTG gTGGACATGGAGATTAATGGCGAGCCAGTGGATTTGCATATGAAGCTCGGAGACAACGGAGAGGCCTTTTTTGTCCAGGAAATGGAAAATAATCAG GAAGTGGTTCCCTCCTACCTGGCCACCTCGCCCATCCTGTCGGACGGGCTGGTTTTGATGAGCTCCTCGCTGATGGGGAAGAGCTCGGGGCCCCCCGTGCAGACCTTGGGCTCGGCAGGGAGCAGCGGCGAGACCGACGCGATGGccacgacgacgatgatgatgaagaaacgaaggaagaggaggaggaaagccCGGATGGACAGTCTGAAGAGGGAGGACatggaggaggacgaggacatGTTCACCATTGACATCAGCTCCGATGAAGAGATGGAGAACAACAG ACCCTCCTCCAGGGAAGCGGCAGTGGGGCCGACCAGCGGTTCTTTCAAACAACCTGCCGTCTACTCTCGCTCCGACGGCGACTGGAGTCCCGTTCACAG CCCCGGAAACTCCCGTCCCGCTTCTCCCAAAAGCGACTCGGAGCTCATGACAAAACCGTCCGACGCGGGCAATCGAGATTCCGACATGCACTGGCCGTGGGGGGAACTGCCGCAGGCCGCCACT TCATCCTTCCTCTCAACGAAAGCCGAGCTGCCGCCTGTCGCTCCCGTGTCCATCCCGGTATCGGAGAGCACGCACTTCCGAGCCATTCCGCATGAGGAGCCGGCCGTTGTCACGGCGATGGAGACGGACTCATCGAGGGCGGAGACTTCGGCGTCGGGAAAGAACGACTCTCCGTCCAAGAAAAAAG ACAAAAGGAGCCGACATCTGGGTGCTGATGGCGTTTACTTGGATGACCTCACAGAGCTGGAACCTGAAGTGGCCGCCTTGTATTTCCCAAAGAG TGACGGCGCCGCAGCGGTGAGGAGCGTGTCGGAACCGGGCCTGCGCAGCACTAGCCTCTCCCCGCAGTCGCTGAGCTCCGGGGGAGACagtggcgtggacggcttcagTGACCCGATGGGCGACCTGCCGTCCATCGCCATCTCGCTGTGCGGCGGCCTCACCGACAACAAGGAGATCGGCAAAG AGCAGTTCCACGCCAAGATCATCTCGTACCAGCAGTTTGCTCAGAACCCGTCGGTCATCGACGACCCCAACCTGGTGGTGAAAATCGGCTCCAA ATACTATAATTGGAGCACTGCAGCTCCCATCATGCTGGCGATGCAGGCCTTTCACAAGCCGCTGCCAAAG TACACATGCCTCTCTATTATTTGCTCCGCCTTCCAATTCCTTCTGTGGCGTGTCACTGATCTGCTGGGCTACGGCTCT GCTGCCGTGGAAAACATCATGAAGGAGAAGATGCCCAAGAAAGGAGGGAGGTGGTGGTTCTCCTGGCGAGGACGTAACAGCAAATCG GATTCCGTCACGGAACGCGGGGTCAGCGGGCCGGCCGAAGTCGGGTCGTTGGCGAGCCGGCATAAAGAGGAGGAGTCATCGTCCAGCGACGAAGACCACAGGGCGGCCAAGCAGAGCTCGGCCGGCGTTCAGTCAGAGGCCGCGGCAAACGTGACGTACAAGAAAACGCTAAGGCTCACCTCCGAGCAGCTG ATGTCGCTGCAGCTGCAGGACGGTGCCAACGACGTGGTCTTCAGCGTGACCACTCAGTACCAGGGAACGTGCCGATGCCAGGGAACCATCTACCTCTGGAACTGGGACGACAAGATCATCATTTCCGACATTGATGGAACCATCACCAG gTCGGACACGCTGGGCCACATCCTGCCCACCTTGGGTAAAGACTGGACTCACCAGGGCATCGCGCAGCTCTACCATAAAGTCAGCCA GAACGGCTACAAGATCCTGTACTGCTCGGCCCGAGCCATCGGCATGGCGGACATGACGCGGGGCTACCTGCACTGGGTCAACGAGAGGGGCACCATGCTGCCCGTGGGGCCCGTCTTGCTCAGCCCCAGCAGCCTCTTTTCGGCTCTGCACAG GGAAGTGATCGAGAAGAAGCCGGAGAAGTTCAAGGTGGAATGTCTGACTGATATCAGGAACCTCTTCCACCCCAACACACAACCTTTCTATGCAGCCTTTGGCAACAGGCCCACG GATGTCTTTTCCTACAAAGAAGTCGGAGTGCCATTGAACAGGATTTTCACGGTGAACCCCAAAGGGGAGCTGGTGCAGGAGCACGCCAAGACCAACATCTCATC GTACGTCCGTCTGGGGGAGGTGGTAGACCATGTGTTCCCCCTCAAGATGCGAGCCTCGTCCTCGGACTTCCCTTGCTCGGACACCTACAGCCACTTCACCTACTGGAGGGAGCAGCTCCCCCTGGTGGACAATCAGGGAACCACACCCCCTCGGACCCCCGTCCCGAGCAGCTGA
- the gpatch2 gene encoding G patch domain-containing protein 2 isoform X3, with the protein MDELVHDLVSALEESSEQAARGGFGDGGDHALTVGCLLKRQARKRRGRKRRSDNPHPPWDTGHLSEGSESSVEEHKDYRAGTGGVSAANSHARDNSDSDEQLGPKRRTPQTSETGRSKRPLWPDDQGVLGSAEGMRSLRRRRKVKRMAVDPPAEPDPPSAVMPAPPSIPKARVAGAGPRRLSPVEGRAAMEICGGGGPLLAAGGKNRMKKRKLALHRLGAEAADEGVVVESEEPVSSLVEGGKDKMELEEHKGSDEEMSDRCETSSVSNSSDGGLYTNDEGRQGDDEQSDWFCDGEPGSGSGGACGVAGVIPWWERDAGAEELDLNDPVFNNILTGSFPLMTPDARRGFQARLSRLQGHPRTCDDGLQGGSSQGFDDSHDFTLNRPWFSSSSRREHGQLHWDPRTERGHRRSCSVKTANRQTSGHLGSLCMGDVKRRRKAAPLGSTAPSAVVGENVPPIPDTNLGNRMLQSMGWSPGAGLGPEGRGITEPIRALQRPKGAGLGFN; encoded by the exons ATGGACGAGCTGGTCCATGACCTGGTGTCAGCCCTGGAGGAGAGCTCGGAGCAGGCGGCGCGGGGCGGCTTCGGCGACGGCGGAGACCATGCGTTGACCGTGGGCTGCCTGCTGAAGAGACAGGCCAGGAAGCGCAGGGGCCGGAAACGGCGCTCAGACAACCCGCACCCGCCCTGGGATACGGGCCACCTCAGCGAGGGCTCCGAGTCCAGCGTCGAAGAGCACAAG GACTATCGTGCCGGCACAGGTGGCGTGTCTGCTGCCAACAGCCACGCTCGTGACAACAGTGACTCGGACGAGCAGCTGGGCCCCAAACGCCGTACCCCGCAAACGTCCGAAACGGGTAGGAGCAAGAGGCCCCTGTGGCCGGATGACCAGGGCGTCCTGGGGTCCGCTGAGGGAATGCGCAGTCTCAGGCGACGGCGCAAGGTCAAGCGGATGGCCGTGGACCCCCCTGCCGAGCCGGACCCCCCCTCCGCCGTGATGCCGGCCCCCCCGTCCATCCCAAAGGCTCGCGTGGCCGGCGCCGGACCCCGCCGGCTGAGCCCCGTCGAAGGCAGGGCGGCCATGGAGATTTGCGGGGGCGGCGGGCCGCTTCTGGCGGCGGGCGGGAAGAACAGAATGAAGAAGAGGAAGCTGGCATTGCACAGGTTGGGGGCGGAGGCTGCCGATGAAGGCGTGGTGGTAGAGAGCGAGGAACCAGTCTCGTCTTTGGTGGAAGGAGGCAAGGACAAGATGGAGCTAGAGGAGCACAAGGGCTCCGATGAGGAGATGAGCGACAGGTG TGAAACCAGCAGCGTGAGTAACAGCAGCGATGGAGGCCTCTACACCAACGATGAAGGCCGACAAG GTGATGACGAGCAGAGTGACTGGTTCTGCGATGGTGAACCCGGCTCCGGCAGTGGTGGTGCGTGCGGGGTGGCGGGCGTCATCCCCTGGTGGGAGAGGGACGCCGGTGCAGAGGAGCTGGACCTGAACGACCCTGTCTTCAACAACATCCTCACGGGCTCCTTCCCCCTCATGACCCCTGATGCCAGGAGAG GGTTCCAGGCCCGGCTCAGCCGACTCCAGGGACACCCGAGGACTTGCGACGACGGGCTGCAGGGCGGCAGCAGTCAGGGCTTCGATGACAGTCATGA TTTCACCCTCAACAGGCCCTGGTTCAGCTCAAGCTCAAGGAGGGAACATGGACAG TTACACTGGGACCCCCGGACGGAACGAGGCCATCGCAGGAGCTGCTCGgtaaaaacggccaacag ACAGACGAGCGGGCACCTCGGCTCTCTGTGCATGGGCGATGTCAAGCGGAGGCGGAAGGCAGCCCCCCTCGGGTCCACGGCGCCCTCAG CGGTGGTGGGCGAGAATGTGCCACCCATCCCCGACACAAATTTGGGCAACCGAATGTTGCAGAGCATGGGATGGAGCCCGGGCGCGGGCTTGGGCCCTGAGGGGCGGGGCATCACCGAGCCCATCCGGGCCCTACAGAGACCGAAAGGCGCGGGTTTGGGCTTCAACTGA
- the gpatch2 gene encoding G patch domain-containing protein 2 isoform X1, producing the protein MFRAANRKSIGKAGNGWHFRRTMDELVHDLVSALEESSEQAARGGFGDGGDHALTVGCLLKRQARKRRGRKRRSDNPHPPWDTGHLSEGSESSVEEHKDYRAGTGGVSAANSHARDNSDSDEQLGPKRRTPQTSETGRSKRPLWPDDQGVLGSAEGMRSLRRRRKVKRMAVDPPAEPDPPSAVMPAPPSIPKARVAGAGPRRLSPVEGRAAMEICGGGGPLLAAGGKNRMKKRKLALHRLGAEAADEGVVVESEEPVSSLVEGGKDKMELEEHKGSDEEMSDRCETSSVSNSSDGGLYTNDEGRQGDDEQSDWFCDGEPGSGSGGACGVAGVIPWWERDAGAEELDLNDPVFNNILTGSFPLMTPDARRGFQARLSRLQGHPRTCDDGLQGGSSQGFDDSHDFTLNRPWFSSSSRREHGQLHWDPRTERGHRRSCSVKTANRQTSGHLGSLCMGDVKRRRKAAPLGSTAPSAVVGENVPPIPDTNLGNRMLQSMGWSPGAGLGPEGRGITEPIRALQRPKGAGLGFN; encoded by the exons ATGTTCCGAGCGGCTAACCGAAAAAGCATCGGCAAAGCGGGGAACGGCTG GCACTTTCGCCGGACGATGGACGAGCTGGTCCATGACCTGGTGTCAGCCCTGGAGGAGAGCTCGGAGCAGGCGGCGCGGGGCGGCTTCGGCGACGGCGGAGACCATGCGTTGACCGTGGGCTGCCTGCTGAAGAGACAGGCCAGGAAGCGCAGGGGCCGGAAACGGCGCTCAGACAACCCGCACCCGCCCTGGGATACGGGCCACCTCAGCGAGGGCTCCGAGTCCAGCGTCGAAGAGCACAAG GACTATCGTGCCGGCACAGGTGGCGTGTCTGCTGCCAACAGCCACGCTCGTGACAACAGTGACTCGGACGAGCAGCTGGGCCCCAAACGCCGTACCCCGCAAACGTCCGAAACGGGTAGGAGCAAGAGGCCCCTGTGGCCGGATGACCAGGGCGTCCTGGGGTCCGCTGAGGGAATGCGCAGTCTCAGGCGACGGCGCAAGGTCAAGCGGATGGCCGTGGACCCCCCTGCCGAGCCGGACCCCCCCTCCGCCGTGATGCCGGCCCCCCCGTCCATCCCAAAGGCTCGCGTGGCCGGCGCCGGACCCCGCCGGCTGAGCCCCGTCGAAGGCAGGGCGGCCATGGAGATTTGCGGGGGCGGCGGGCCGCTTCTGGCGGCGGGCGGGAAGAACAGAATGAAGAAGAGGAAGCTGGCATTGCACAGGTTGGGGGCGGAGGCTGCCGATGAAGGCGTGGTGGTAGAGAGCGAGGAACCAGTCTCGTCTTTGGTGGAAGGAGGCAAGGACAAGATGGAGCTAGAGGAGCACAAGGGCTCCGATGAGGAGATGAGCGACAGGTG TGAAACCAGCAGCGTGAGTAACAGCAGCGATGGAGGCCTCTACACCAACGATGAAGGCCGACAAG GTGATGACGAGCAGAGTGACTGGTTCTGCGATGGTGAACCCGGCTCCGGCAGTGGTGGTGCGTGCGGGGTGGCGGGCGTCATCCCCTGGTGGGAGAGGGACGCCGGTGCAGAGGAGCTGGACCTGAACGACCCTGTCTTCAACAACATCCTCACGGGCTCCTTCCCCCTCATGACCCCTGATGCCAGGAGAG GGTTCCAGGCCCGGCTCAGCCGACTCCAGGGACACCCGAGGACTTGCGACGACGGGCTGCAGGGCGGCAGCAGTCAGGGCTTCGATGACAGTCATGA TTTCACCCTCAACAGGCCCTGGTTCAGCTCAAGCTCAAGGAGGGAACATGGACAG TTACACTGGGACCCCCGGACGGAACGAGGCCATCGCAGGAGCTGCTCGgtaaaaacggccaacag ACAGACGAGCGGGCACCTCGGCTCTCTGTGCATGGGCGATGTCAAGCGGAGGCGGAAGGCAGCCCCCCTCGGGTCCACGGCGCCCTCAG CGGTGGTGGGCGAGAATGTGCCACCCATCCCCGACACAAATTTGGGCAACCGAATGTTGCAGAGCATGGGATGGAGCCCGGGCGCGGGCTTGGGCCCTGAGGGGCGGGGCATCACCGAGCCCATCCGGGCCCTACAGAGACCGAAAGGCGCGGGTTTGGGCTTCAACTGA